GACGCTTCCACCAAAGCACCACAGCACTCACACAAAGGAACAGCACGGAAACACAGACAAGCGTGTTTGCCAGAACGCTCCAAAGGCCCAGCGTTCCCATATGCAAAGCAATCCCAACAGCCATGGCTTTGCCCGCCCAAGAATAGTCGGCAAACTGCACATCTGCGAGGATCTTACCGGTATGGCGGTCGATGTGGACAGTGCGGTCAGAGGTTGGATTGTTGCTGTCCGTGCTCATGGAATCCCGACTGAGGGTCCAAACTCCGCTGTCGTTGCGTGGGACACTTAGTTGATATCGCCCAGCAAAACCGATCTGACGCGCCAACGCATCTACACTGTCGAGATCGACGGGCATATCTGCAATTCCGATCACCCCAGCGTCGCTGCCCGAGGCAGGCATCGGGGTTTGCTCCAGCGCCCACGGCACCTCGCGACGCGCATGATCCATACTGGCGTGGGTGTCATCGGAAAGCGGTACGTTATCCCATTTTTCTGCGGGGAACTGGCTCCAGGCCTGCACCATCTTGCCGCCCCAGATACCAGCCCAAGCAAGGCCGGAGACGAGAAACAAGACAAGGAACAAAGAAACCCAGATGCCCGTTACACCATGCAGGGATTTCCACAGGCTGCGCCCGTGGCCTGGGCTTGGCAACAAGGCCCGACGCCATCCAATCGTGCGCGGCCACCACATGTATAGACCCGTCGCAATCAGCACGAGACTAAGAGACGCAGCCGTTTCCAACAGTCGGTCTCCGGTAACACCAAGCATCAGATCGCTGTGCAACCCGTCAGCAAAATCATACCACCCACTGCGGCGTGGGAATGTTTCAACAACCTTCGCTGTGTAGGGATCAACCGCAACCATGATCGCATCACCATTGTGATCTACACGAAACAATGCTGCCAGATCTGCCTCTCGCGGGGCCACATATTGTCTCAGTACTCCATCAGGGACGGTCGTCAGTGCGGCATCGGCTTGCACCGAAAGCGGTACCGCCTGCGCTTGCTGGACCACGGCGGTCAGTTCGCCGTCGCGCCCGTCAATCCAGGCGATCCACAGCATGGCAAGACCAGTCAAAGCCAAAGCTGTAAGAAACGGGATGACAAACAGACCAGTGTAGAAATGCCACCTCCAGGCAGCGAAATACAGTTTTTGCGCGCGGCCTTCCGGCTGCGCGAGGGATTGAGACAGATTCATAAATTGGCTCCAGGCCGTTAGCTCTGGCATTTTGACAGAGCGGACATTTCATTGACGTCAGTAATAAGAAGCCAAAGTTGCCGGAGGTGCGCGGGTCGGATGAGAAGGATCAAGCCACCGAGCCTGCCGCAAAGGTTCCGCTAAGCGGGCCCGGGCCGCAGGGCGACGGGCCGATATCAGGCCGAGACCCGTCGGGTGACTTGGGATCACCGCCGCAGCGACCAGTCGGCAAGCCTCGCATTTGGCAGGTGTCGCGTGGTTCGGATCAATGCTGCCACCGCAGAGATCACTGAGCGAGCCGCCAGCCGCGACGAAGTCCGCATAGTCCGCAGAGGCTTCGGCGCGATTGAAACTATGCGCAAAACCTGAACTGGCCATTGCCAGCATCAGAGCAAAGACCATCGCAAGCCGAGGAAGGGTATGAGGCGCGAATCGCATAGGTATTGTGGTAATTCGGCTGCGCGAGGATTGCGAGGGTTTGTGTCGGCTAGTCACCCACATAGACCCATCCTCGGCTAAGAATAGAATAGCAGGAGACCTACCGATATCAGCCAAGGACCCATGTCAGGAAACAAAACTGAAATCCAACTTGATACTTGCGCTGAAGGACTGTCGAAAACCGGCATTAGGTCATTGCCTGTAGTCCGAACGCAAATGCGCCGCCCAGAGGACAGCGCATTTGGTATTAGTCTTGATTGACGTTGGCAGGGTTTCGCAATCGATCTCGCAGGTTGTGAAGTGTTACGACGGCACTGCTGTCTGCCAGGTTGATCCCACCAGTATCCACCGCAAGCTTACGCAGTTCCTCGTAGAATTTTACCATTGCCGCCAGCGTTTGTACAACAAGATCAAAATCCTGAAGCGATTGCCGCTCTTCGCGAGTCGGCGGGGTACCACGTTCAAAGATCGTCAGCACTGTATCTTCAAGCGCCTGCACCTGTTGTTGCAGACGCAGCATTTCCGCGCGCGACACATCGCAAAGATCACTGATCGTATGACCCTTCGGCGGTGGTGTCGATTGCATGTTCATAGGCGCCCGACCACTTGTTCAATTGCCTGCTTCATCGTCGCAACGGTAAATGGCTTACGAATGATATTGTTCATCGCAAGGCGGCGACCGACTTCAACGATTTCTGGCGTAGGTTTGCCCGTCACCAGAATAAAACCCACACGCTGTGTCACGCGATGCTCGCGCAGCGCTTTCAGCAGTCCAAGCCCATCCATACCCGGCATGTTGTAATCGGACAGCACCAGGTGAACTGGGTTCGCAACGAGCTTTTGAAATGCCGATTGCCCATTATTTTCAACCATGTAGTTGCTGACGCCCAGCTCATCCAGACACTGGGTTAGGATGCCCCGGCTGGTGGACATATCGTCAACAACCATTACGCGCAGAGAGTCTTTCAAGCTCATTTTTAGTTCCTCATTTTCTCTTTTTGTGCCGGACTGCTCAAGTGTTCCCACCGGCAGGAGAGTTTAAGTAAGTAGTGATTCCAACAGTTTGTAGCGCCGATGCCGCCGGACCGGACATCCGTTCAGAGTGACCGATGAACAGATATCCCCCTGGATTGAGACTTCGCTGAAACGCATGCCAGACCTTTTGCTGGGTCGGTGTATCGAAGTAGATCGCAACGTTTCGACAGAAAATAGCATCGAACTTGCCCTTAAACGGAAAGGGCTCGATCAGGTTCAAAACCCCAAACGTCAGTAGCGCACGCAGGTCATCGCGGATTGCACCGTCCTGGCCTTGGATATTGTAGTAACCACTGTATTCCTTTGGGATCTGCGACAATTCATCCGCGGAGTATCGCGCCGCCGATGCCTTTCGGACCACCACCGGATCGATATCCGTCCCAAGGATTTTGACATCCAGCTTTTCGATATCGGGGCACAGGGATTTCAGCACCATGGCAATGGTGTAGGGTTCCTGCCCGTTCGAACAGCCCGCCGACCAGATCCGTACCCGGTCCCCGCGCCTCGCCTTTTCTAGAAGCGGCGGCAGCGTATCGTTGCGCAACGTCTCAAAGTGATGCGGCTCGCGAAAAAACTGCGTCACGTTTGTCGTTAATAGAGACAGCAGCTCACTGCGCTCGGCATCCGCGTTCGGGCCATTCAATTCCTTAAGGTAGGATTTGAAATCGCTATAGTTCAGTTTGCGCAACCGCCGCGCCAAGCGCGAAGAAACCAGCGGTTTCTTACTGCTCGACATAGCCAGCCCAAAGTGCTTGTGCGCAAATTCGGCGATAGATTCAAAGTCCTGATCTGACAGGGTAAATCCATCCGCACGAGAATCAATGGGGTTCGCTATGGTCACGAGATCACCTGTTCCGGTACAGTAATGACGGCATCCAGATTGATGATCCGCACCATGGTATCATCATGAGAAATGATGCCTTGGATGTAATCCATAGTGTTGCGACTATCGACCGGCGGGGTGTCCTGAATGTCATCCGGGTTGATCGAGATTATCTCTGATACGGATTCAGCCAACAAACCAACAGGTTTGCCATGAACAGAGACAACGATAACAACGTTGCGCTCGCTGGCTTCGGTTTGTTGCAACCCAAATCGTGCCGAGAGGTCGTAGATAGGGATCACCGCGCCACGCAGATTCATAACCCCCAATACGTCCGCTGGAGCATGGGGTAGAATTGTAACCGGAGACCAACGCCGAATTTCCCGGATCTGGGTGATTTTCAAGCAGAACGCCTGGCCAGCAACGGTGAAACTGACAAATTCGCTGTGCTCGGCGTGTTTGATTTCCGAATCGTCATATTTGGCTTCAGCTTGCGATTGCATTGCTAATTCTCCGCTCTGTGTCGAACGCGGCTGCAGAAGGTGAAGCCGCAAGAATACTTTCGGGATCTAGGATCATGGCGATCTTGCCGTCGCCAAGGATGGTTGCAGCCGCGACGCCCGGAATATTCCCACAAACGCCATCCAGGCTCTTGATGACCACCTGGCGCTGATCGTGGATGTCATCCACCGCCAATGCGCTGCGTTGACCTGTTTCCGTTTCCACCAGTAGATAAACACCAGGTGGCTGATCATGATCGCCTTTGCACAGACCCAATGCGCTGCCGACATCGCAGACGGGAACAAAGTTTCCCCTGATCGACAGCAGCGTTCCGTCTGCGCCAAGATTGTTGACCATGTCGTCACTACCGCGCATTGTTTCAACAATTGATGTGATCGGAACCACCATGGTTTGATCGGCCACGGATACGACCATGCCATCCATGACGGCTAGCGTCAGCGGAAGGATAATGGTGAACACGGATCCTTTACCAGGTGTGGAGGAAATGTTGATCCTCCCCCCCAGCGCCGTGACCGCGTTCTTCACAACGTCCATGCCGACCCCGCGACCTGAGAGATTTGAAATCTCTTTCGCAGTGGAAAACCCGGGCAAGAACAGCAAGTTGTCGATCTCACCATCTGTCAGCTCGGCATTTTCTGGGATCAGACCCTTGTCGATAGCGATCTGTTTGACCCGTGGGCGATTCACCCCAGCGCCATCATCCTTGATTTCGATGCAAACGCTGCCGGATCGATGAGATGCTGACAACCGGATTTCACCGCTGCGGTTTTTGCCGACGGCTTCGCGATCCTCGGGTTTTTCAACACCATGGTCCACAGCGTTGCGCAAGATATGCGTCAACGGATCTGACAGTCGCTCGATGACCGTCTTGTCGACCTCGGTATTCTCGCCCTCGGTAATCAGCTTGGCCGTTTTGCCAGTTGCGGCAGAGGCTTCGCGGACAATCCGCGCCATCCGCTGGAATAGCGGCTTGACCGGCTGTGCGCGAATGGACATGACGCCTTCCTGGATGTCACGGGCCAGATTCTTAAAGCCTTCCAGCTCGGTTTCAACATCCCTCAGATCTGCCACATCCAAATTGGCAATCTGTTGGGCAAGCATCGAATGGTTGATGATCAGCTCACCAACGGCGTTGATCAGACGGTCAACCCGTTCAAGGTCAACCCTCAGCGTCGGATTGGGTCCACCACGCTGCTCTGATTTCGCGGCCTCAGCTTTTGGTGCCGCGGCTTTGGCGGCTACCGGGGCCGCATCGGCCTCCGGTTCAGGGGCTGAGACCGGCGGTTCAAAAGGGACAGTCACCTGATCACCACCTTCCTCCGGAGCGGTACCGAATGCCGCCTCCAGCGCAGCTAGGGCGTTGGCCTCGTCTTCGTCGTCCATATCGGATTCAATAGACAGCTCGCAAAGCCCCTCAACGAACTCAAAGACCGACTCAATCGCCGACTTAGACTCGGCCGTGGTCAACGTCAGACTCCAGATGAGGTAGCTCTCATCAGTGTCCAGCGCATCAAAGCCAGGCAGTTCACTTTCATCAAGTGTGACCTCAAGCGTGCCGAGGTCTGCTAGCGTTTGAAACAAGAAGTACGGTTCATTTCCGGTCCCATACATATCTTTCAGTGGATGAAAGCGGATCGAGTAAACCCGTTCTTGTTCGACCTCGATCGGCGCCATTTCAAAGGCGCCGCCCAATCCCATGGGCTGAAAGACTACCTCTTCTTCTTCCTCATCGATGTACTCTTCGAGCGCAGACACGAGCACATCATTATGTGCCTCATCAACGCTGCCGCCATCACGAGAAGTCGAAACAAGATCAGCAAGGTGATCGCTACAGCGCAGCAGCAGCTGGATCAGCTTGGTATCAAGACCCAGCCGATTGGCACGCACCTCGTCAAACACTGTTTCGAACTTGTGGGCAAAGGCGACCAGGTCATCCAGACCAAACGCACCAGCGCCCCCTTTGATCGAATGGACCGCTCGAAAGACGGCATTCACCACCTCAGAGTCATGATCGCCACCTTCGATGGCGGTCAAACCCTCATCCATTGCTTCGAGGAGTTCTTCGCACTCCTCAAAGAATGTGTCCTGTATCGACCCCGCCATCTTAGGCCGCCGCCCCGGTCACACGCTTCAGCGCGAAGATAAGAGACGCG
This window of the Phaeobacter porticola genome carries:
- a CDS encoding chemotaxis protein CheA; the encoded protein is MAGSIQDTFFEECEELLEAMDEGLTAIEGGDHDSEVVNAVFRAVHSIKGGAGAFGLDDLVAFAHKFETVFDEVRANRLGLDTKLIQLLLRCSDHLADLVSTSRDGGSVDEAHNDVLVSALEEYIDEEEEEVVFQPMGLGGAFEMAPIEVEQERVYSIRFHPLKDMYGTGNEPYFLFQTLADLGTLEVTLDESELPGFDALDTDESYLIWSLTLTTAESKSAIESVFEFVEGLCELSIESDMDDEDEANALAALEAAFGTAPEEGGDQVTVPFEPPVSAPEPEADAAPVAAKAAAPKAEAAKSEQRGGPNPTLRVDLERVDRLINAVGELIINHSMLAQQIANLDVADLRDVETELEGFKNLARDIQEGVMSIRAQPVKPLFQRMARIVREASAATGKTAKLITEGENTEVDKTVIERLSDPLTHILRNAVDHGVEKPEDREAVGKNRSGEIRLSASHRSGSVCIEIKDDGAGVNRPRVKQIAIDKGLIPENAELTDGEIDNLLFLPGFSTAKEISNLSGRGVGMDVVKNAVTALGGRINISSTPGKGSVFTIILPLTLAVMDGMVVSVADQTMVVPITSIVETMRGSDDMVNNLGADGTLLSIRGNFVPVCDVGSALGLCKGDHDQPPGVYLLVETETGQRSALAVDDIHDQRQVVIKSLDGVCGNIPGVAAATILGDGKIAMILDPESILAASPSAAAFDTERRISNAIAS
- a CDS encoding CheR family methyltransferase, translating into MTIANPIDSRADGFTLSDQDFESIAEFAHKHFGLAMSSSKKPLVSSRLARRLRKLNYSDFKSYLKELNGPNADAERSELLSLLTTNVTQFFREPHHFETLRNDTLPPLLEKARRGDRVRIWSAGCSNGQEPYTIAMVLKSLCPDIEKLDVKILGTDIDPVVVRKASAARYSADELSQIPKEYSGYYNIQGQDGAIRDDLRALLTFGVLNLIEPFPFKGKFDAIFCRNVAIYFDTPTQQKVWHAFQRSLNPGGYLFIGHSERMSGPAASALQTVGITTYLNSPAGGNT
- a CDS encoding response regulator, whose product is MSLKDSLRVMVVDDMSTSRGILTQCLDELGVSNYMVENNGQSAFQKLVANPVHLVLSDYNMPGMDGLGLLKALREHRVTQRVGFILVTGKPTPEIVEVGRRLAMNNIIRKPFTVATMKQAIEQVVGRL
- a CDS encoding chemotaxis protein CheW — encoded protein: MQSQAEAKYDDSEIKHAEHSEFVSFTVAGQAFCLKITQIREIRRWSPVTILPHAPADVLGVMNLRGAVIPIYDLSARFGLQQTEASERNVVIVVSVHGKPVGLLAESVSEIISINPDDIQDTPPVDSRNTMDYIQGIISHDDTMVRIINLDAVITVPEQVIS
- a CDS encoding PepSY-associated TM helix domain-containing protein codes for the protein MNLSQSLAQPEGRAQKLYFAAWRWHFYTGLFVIPFLTALALTGLAMLWIAWIDGRDGELTAVVQQAQAVPLSVQADAALTTVPDGVLRQYVAPREADLAALFRVDHNGDAIMVAVDPYTAKVVETFPRRSGWYDFADGLHSDLMLGVTGDRLLETAASLSLVLIATGLYMWWPRTIGWRRALLPSPGHGRSLWKSLHGVTGIWVSLFLVLFLVSGLAWAGIWGGKMVQAWSQFPAEKWDNVPLSDDTHASMDHARREVPWALEQTPMPASGSDAGVIGIADMPVDLDSVDALARQIGFAGRYQLSVPRNDSGVWTLSRDSMSTDSNNPTSDRTVHIDRHTGKILADVQFADYSWAGKAMAVGIALHMGTLGLWSVLANTLVCVSVLFLCVSAVVLWWKRRPVKARRLSAPPMPKELPLWRGAVFVGLAVSMAFPMAGLALLTVLLLDLLILSRVPQLRQRLT